The Drosophila yakuba strain Tai18E2 chromosome X, Prin_Dyak_Tai18E2_2.1, whole genome shotgun sequence DNA segment AAACGTGAGCCATTTGAACACATTCTTAATCAATCCACTCATCTTTACAGAGTCCCCTGCTGAGGAGGAGCATTTATCGCCGGACTCCACCGCGGAGCAGTCCGACAAAGAGGAGTCCCCCGCCGGAGGAAGCAGCGAGGCGGGCGCAGAAGGTGCCGGAAAGCCGGAGCATGAAACCACGGAAGCGACGGAGGCAACAACTAAGCAGCAGGCCCGCGGCCTGGGACTTTTGGGACAGCGTCGTCGTCTGCCGCTCCGCAAGCCCGGAACGATCCTGTAAAGCAACAAATTGCCATCTACCCGTTTGAATCCTGTAATGATTACTTGCCCAGATTTACTGCAGCATACTCCTAGAATTGGGCTGGGTGGCCCACACAAGCGataataacatttaacaattgtttgatatatgtactttttttaagttttctacTCCTCGTACTTTACCTTCCAAAAACTCGTTAGCTTTGTACACATATgcctttaattaaaatactgATAGATGCGGATATTCTATGTAAGTAAGAGTAACCCTTACGTCATTAGAAAAAGTCACCAAAAGGAATAATATGGAGCGACCCCAGGAACGAGGAGATCTAAGCCACTCGTAGACCACTAAGCACCAAGTACccgaaaaataagaaaactaTGATATGATTGCCCTCTACCCTACGAATGTGTAAAACCTAACCTTATCCCCTCCTTTCCCTCCTATCCAAATCGACGCGTGTTTAGCAGATAcacttattatattttttttctgagaTACAATTATAAACACAAAAACGACTTTTAactatatattaaataaaaacaaaaaggaaaaacatgATAATTTAATGAAACACTTCTTTGACTGTGATTCGGTAGGGTGTACaattttttgaatattaaagAAGGAGAATTTCGAAAATGTGATTTTTCTTAGATTAACACCTGCTTGAAATATTTCATTCTTTGTCTCAAGCTCAGCCTTGATTACTCCAATTAAAGTTATCTACATCAGATCTTTCAACATCAACACATTTTGTTCATGCAAGCCAAATATTTATCCGGCAATACGTTATTTGTTGAGGCCATTTGAACAAAATGATGTCAAGAGTAATGGAtgcagtaaataaatatgtaccCAATCTGCTTACATGTTCGTTAGCTTTTTATGTAGACTATAAATATGTAGGGAATCGACTAAGAACACATTAGAGTAACTGCAGCAATATGTCGAGCCGGGTGCCTATTTTTCTTGCGGTTATCTTAGTGATTATACTCATATCCAAAATAAAAGGTGAACAGCAAAGCGCCGAAAATCATTTGGAGGAAGGCAATCCTCAGCTTCAACTTATTTTGGAGACCATAAATCAACACGAGCTGCAGAGAGTAAAGGAAATgattgaaaatgcaaaattggATATTGTAAAACAGCGACCCAATAGCAAGAGATTGCGATGGAATCGCAAAACGAGTTTCCCAAACCGCAAGGATCTTGGAAAATCGGAACATAGAGCATTTGTCAGTACCACCCCGACATCTCAGCAAAGCAATTCGGATTACATTAATGTAAACAATTATTTGCCCACCCCCGCTCCTTGGTGGTTTAACTAAACttcgaatttatttatatgtatttaatttgtaacttTTGTAGTTCTAATTAGTTGAGTACTGAGCAATaccacaattttttttgtcaatactttataagttattttatttttaagtgaGAGGCTTTTCATCCAAATACAGCATTTATCTCCACACCACAATCCATTCCTTGCGGAGCTTTTATTGTGGGTCCCAAGACATTTACCATAGGTCTAAAAGCTTTTAGATCAAAGTTTTTCCACCCGATTAGCCAAACTTAAGTATAATTCCATCGGATAAACGATTCGAGCTCCCtttgcttttgatttcttCTTAATCACACCGAACCGGTAACGATCAAAACGTGGAAAACGATTGACAATTTAAACCTTAGTTTGGGGCACAATTCGCTTGCTTAAAATCGATATAGTCCGATTAATAGCAATCGATAAACGGATACAGTGGTTGCAGTGGGTCGAACGACATTTTAGCCCCCTACAttttctcctttgcactcTTATTAGCTGAGAAACGGGTGTCTgaactcgactacagcatacgctccttttttatttaattattttgatttaaaatatgcattttttcgGACTGCCCctggcatttcatttcatttcatttaatgaaACTGGGTTCTACTTCTTGTTCTTAGTTTAACTCTCTTTTAATATTCGCCTGATGTAACACTGTGTGATGACCGTTTTTCAAAGGTGAGGAAGCAGAGCGTGCCCAAAACACAAGGTCAGTCGTTAAGCTTTGCTAAAAGCACCCAGCAGTTgtccaaacaaaaataaaaaaagaacgcttcagtcgagtttctcgactatcacATGCCTCTTACACAGCTAAAGGCAGTACGACGGTGGAAGTAGGAAAGCCACTGTTTCCGAGATCTATTGCTCACTACTCTGGCCCGGACAACATTTTGAAACAAACTTGCACCAGCAGAATGGCATCACTAGTATCTTAATGTAGCTTAATCTCAGTTTTCTAGCTATTCAAGTTCCCGACGACAGACGAAGTGACTAAATCGTGTGGACATACTTTGGATCAggaatttatattatttacaGTGTCGAAAACGATACTAAATGCTTGTTACGTACTTTACATCGAATCTAATAAACCCTTTTAGTGTGCGAGTAACGGGTAGTATAATTATTTGGATTAGGCCTGTTCAGCTTCAGTTGTCAATTATTTTAAGTCGTCGTTTCTGCCTTTTACCAAGTTTTTAATTGTTCATAACAGAGGCGTAGCAATTATGCAGAGTACCTAGTTGTGAAGAGTATAAAGTTATGTCAGCATAGTCCTTTCcgttgccaaaaataaaaaaaggaaatgatATAGACTATTTTCTCaactattagatacccgtcACTAAGCTTGTGGGAGTGCcagtatatacatatgtatattctttatatggcCGAAAACGGTTccaacaaatctagtataccctattaTGTtactagtaacgggtataaattataattaaatttaatgcggTAATTATAAAACTCGATAATTGTCTGTTTATTGCATTCCCTCGATTCGTAGCCCTGGACGAGTTTCTGGACATTTTCCAAcaaaattcttaaataatttctataaatggaaaaataacCGTAGTTTCTTGTTTCAAACTTTATACGCTTTACTACGTCGGCTTCAACTGCAGGAAGTGTCATTATCGTCTTCCCAGAAGAGTTTCAAAATGGTTAATGATGCCATTAACCAGGAGGAAGCCAACCACAGACGGTTTGCTGTTGCgatttaaatagtttttaattgaTAACTAATTGCAGCGAGACGAGTGCCAAAACTAGACAGTGGTCGACATGGCTGTGACGTTTTCAATGCTGCAACATCAACATGGTAACATTGCAACTCTTTAGACAGTTAATTGGCAGCAACACCGACAGCGAtattagcagcagcagcagcagcagcaacagctttTCACCAGGAAATCAATAACAGTttagccaaaacaaaataataaaatgaaaccGGGGTAAAAGCATTTCTCTATTTCGGAAGTAGCTAAAAATGTCAGCACAACTtctaaaacaaaacaaatgcaaatatggCCCAGTTTTAGTTTGTTCTAATTTTGCTAAGCGGCAAACATTGCTAGTCGGGAAATACCGAGCAAAACACCTGAGAGTTTTACTGCCAATTTGAAAGTTTGACTATAAAAGGGGGATCTAGATTAATTTCTGTACTTAGAAGTCCAACGGCAATTCAAACATGAAGGTGTTTTATCAAACTATTCTGGGACTGGCGCTTATTTTTGCCATACTAAGTTCCTCTTTGACTTACGCCACACCATTAGATGACAATAAATCGGATGAGTCTCTCCTAAGCGAAAATTCGGAATCGGATGAATCTGTGCCCAATGAAATTCAACAGGATTATCTCAATGTGGCCAACTACGTTACCCCGACTCCTCCATGGTGGTGGAACTAGAAACggatttacaatttttttacGTTTTGTTAAATTATAGTTCCTTAATttggaatatatattcttttaattaataaagttattattcaatcatatttttttatataggGTGAAATGTTCATTAAGTAtactgaaaatgtttttactaacatatttaaattgaaaccAATCAATTGGTAAATCAATGTTTTGACTGTTGTATCAATGTTGCGAAACTGGATGAACTAAACCAGTTAATGCAAAATGTATCATtacattttcttattttttccaCTGCTAATGGAAATGTTTGCCTTGAAGAGATCGTGCGATTATTAAATGATTATCGCCCGATTACCACATTGAGTGGCTTAAAATACCCATAAAAAATGCAACTGACGATGGCTTAAGATAAATAAGTCGCAGAGTCACTCATAAATTTCGAACGCAGCCCGCTGATTTATCTACTCCTCTAAGCGACTCATGGAAATACTACTAAGCTTTTTCGAACACTGATTTCTGCGCTTGCACGAGACAAGTGCAGCACCGCAATTGCAGGCAAATTATGTCTGAGGCAATGATTCCGTTTCGTGCAAGCTTACACAGAAATCAAATTACGACAACCTTTATTcagtaaacaaacaaagccTTTGCTGGCATCTAATTATTCCATTTATGGTTGCAATTTTGGTCGCTGAAGTCCATTTGGGGACAGATCTCAATTTCTCTTGGTTTGGTTTAAATATAACTAGCGAGTTCTTTTTCTTTGCTGACCAATTTCAGAATTCATTGCGGCTAgtaaaaaatgattttgtttttcataGAAATGAACGTATTGACTTGCCTTTAATTAACCCAATCACTTTACGAGTATTAAAGGCATTAAAGAGAGCATTTGCATAATAGTTTACGCGCAGTGCATGTCACGAGGACGTGTGCAATTGTGTGTAAACAGGAAGTAATTGCGGCCTTCCGAATTTGGACATGCCAAATAATCCCAGCTCGAAAGGAGGGGATCTGGCGGTCAGGGCCATGGACATTGAACTTGAAaagaaagcacaaaaaatgaGTAACACACAACGGAAAATGCTGTGTGTGGCGGCTAATGTTAGAGAAGTTGAGCAACGGGTTTTTCGTTTTGCAATGAAGATGGATTTCCAAACTAGGGTGGGGGGAAGAAAATGTCCAGGCTGCCATAAGTGGGgaacaaggaaaacaaaacatggAACGCGGGTCGGGCAATGTCATGCGGTATTTGGCTTTGCTTTCCGCCCAAGTTGAAGTGATCCTGTGTGTAAATAATGTCCAATGTTGCCGGTTGGTTGCATAAGCGTTTGGCAATTATGCCAAAGAGATCCGATGcgtatttcttgttttttctttgctttttttttggaagtCTGATTTGTGGCAACTTTTTTGGCCACTTAGCGCGCT contains these protein-coding regions:
- the LOC120321469 gene encoding uncharacterized protein LOC120321469 encodes the protein MKVFYQTILGLALIFAILSSSLTYATPLDDNKSDESLLSENSESDESVPNEIQQDYLNVANYVTPTPPWWWN
- the LOC26534945 gene encoding uncharacterized protein LOC26534945 yields the protein MSSRVPIFLAVILVIILISKIKGEQQSAENHLEEGNPQLQLILETINQHELQRVKEMIENAKLDIVKQRPNSKRLRWNRKTSFPNRKDLGKSEHRAFVSTTPTSQQSNSDYINVNNYLPTPAPWWFN